In one window of uncultured Draconibacterium sp. DNA:
- a CDS encoding PQQ-binding-like beta-propeller repeat protein translates to MLKFKSFLTLFSAILYLSVCAQQIDPSRQWSMYRGNSISGYLDNVNLPEVWDVATNKNIAWQTAIPGLGHSCPVVWGDQVFVTTAVSEQDAGDVKTGIYGSIGSVPDSSIHYWRVYCVDKHSGEIEWERTSYTGIPEQKRHPMSSHANCTPATNGEFVVAFFGSEGLYCYDMNGNLQWSKDFGVLKSSFFLVKEAEWEFSSSPLIHKNVVIIQCDVQENSFVAAYDIKSGEELWKQNRDEYPGWSTPNIYSDGEKDIVVVNGYKHRGGYDFKTGEEIWRMAGGGDIPVPSPVIGNDYIYFNSAHGKVSPVYAIQKSAVGDITLEERATSNEFVKWAKLRGGSYMGTMLLYDGYLYNARWNGRLTCYNAETGEEMYSEKVGDGNSYTSSPVAADGVVYIVDNDGNVYSVKAGPEYELLVTNKLEQTVMSTPAIAEGYLLIRTAKNLIAISEME, encoded by the coding sequence ATGTTGAAATTCAAATCGTTTCTCACCTTATTCTCAGCAATTTTGTATTTATCAGTGTGCGCGCAGCAAATCGATCCGTCGCGGCAGTGGAGTATGTACCGCGGAAATTCTATTTCCGGCTATCTCGATAATGTCAACCTGCCCGAAGTGTGGGATGTTGCTACCAATAAAAATATTGCCTGGCAAACAGCCATTCCCGGCCTGGGGCATTCGTGCCCGGTTGTTTGGGGCGATCAGGTTTTTGTAACCACAGCAGTTAGTGAACAAGATGCGGGCGATGTAAAAACCGGTATTTATGGTTCGATAGGTTCGGTGCCAGATAGTTCTATTCATTATTGGCGGGTGTATTGTGTGGATAAACATTCGGGAGAGATCGAGTGGGAAAGAACCTCGTATACTGGTATTCCTGAGCAAAAACGTCATCCTATGTCGTCGCATGCCAATTGCACGCCGGCAACAAACGGAGAATTTGTGGTGGCTTTTTTCGGATCGGAAGGATTGTATTGTTACGATATGAATGGAAACCTGCAGTGGTCGAAGGATTTTGGGGTATTAAAATCGTCCTTCTTTTTAGTGAAGGAAGCTGAATGGGAATTTTCAAGTTCGCCATTAATCCATAAAAACGTGGTAATTATTCAGTGCGATGTTCAGGAAAATTCTTTTGTAGCTGCTTACGATATAAAAAGTGGCGAAGAGCTATGGAAACAGAATCGCGACGAATATCCCGGATGGTCAACTCCAAATATTTATTCTGATGGCGAAAAAGACATTGTTGTGGTGAATGGGTATAAACACCGGGGAGGATACGATTTTAAAACCGGTGAAGAAATATGGCGAATGGCCGGAGGAGGCGATATTCCAGTCCCTTCGCCGGTAATTGGCAACGATTACATTTATTTTAACAGTGCCCACGGCAAGGTTTCGCCTGTTTATGCTATTCAGAAAAGTGCGGTGGGAGATATTACTTTAGAAGAAAGAGCGACCTCGAATGAATTTGTAAAGTGGGCAAAACTGCGTGGTGGCTCGTATATGGGAACCATGTTGTTGTATGATGGTTACCTGTATAATGCGCGTTGGAACGGGCGGTTGACCTGCTACAATGCCGAAACAGGAGAGGAGATGTATTCAGAAAAAGTTGGTGACGGAAACAGCTATACATCGTCGCCGGTGGCTGCCGACGGAGTGGTATATATTGTTGATAACGATGGTAATGTGTATTCGGTAAAAGCCGGGCCGGAATATGAACTTTTAGTGACAAATAAATTGGAACAAACGGTGATGTCGACACCGGCTATTGCCGAAGGGTACCTTTTGATCAGAACGGCCAAAAATCTCATCGCTATTTCTGAAATGGAATAA
- a CDS encoding protein-L-isoaspartate(D-aspartate) O-methyltransferase: MFRILIAILLVFVPMVSSSQNDAFFNERWKMVELQLKNRGINNELVLAAFRQVPRHEFVIPQYAKFAYADSPLPIDEGQTISQPYIVAYMTEVLNLNRSDRVLEVGTGSGYQAAILAQLCDSVFTIELFEELSKSAKKVFRKLEYNNIYCKVGDGYLGWPEKAPFDAILVSCSPSHVPEPLQEQLAEGGRMIIPVGAGNIQKLVLLQKRNGKIRKKDVLPVRFVPMLDEDGAKY; the protein is encoded by the coding sequence ATGTTCAGAATTTTAATTGCCATACTTCTGGTGTTTGTACCCATGGTAAGTAGTTCGCAAAACGATGCATTTTTTAACGAGCGCTGGAAAATGGTGGAATTGCAGCTTAAAAACCGGGGAATTAACAACGAGTTGGTTTTGGCTGCATTTCGGCAGGTTCCGCGGCACGAATTTGTTATACCACAATATGCAAAATTTGCTTATGCTGACTCTCCATTACCTATAGATGAAGGACAAACCATTTCGCAACCTTATATTGTTGCATACATGACCGAGGTTTTAAATCTTAATCGTTCAGACCGTGTTTTGGAGGTTGGAACCGGATCGGGCTATCAGGCGGCTATTTTAGCGCAATTATGCGATTCTGTTTTTACCATCGAGCTTTTTGAAGAATTGAGCAAGTCGGCAAAAAAGGTTTTCCGGAAACTGGAATACAATAATATCTACTGTAAAGTTGGCGATGGTTACCTGGGGTGGCCCGAAAAAGCGCCTTTCGATGCCATACTTGTAAGCTGTTCGCCATCGCATGTGCCCGAACCTTTGCAAGAGCAGCTGGCTGAAGGTGGCAGGATGATCATTCCGGTTGGAGCAGGGAACATACAAAAGCTTGTTCTGCTGCAGAAAAGGAATGGAAAGATCAGAAAGAAAGATGTGTTGCCTGTGCGTTTTGTGCCTATGCTCGATGAGGATGGTGCGAAATACTAA
- a CDS encoding Rrf2 family transcriptional regulator produces MKFSTRTRYGLRAILEIAMNNSENGIYQKDIAINQNLSYKYLDQIINSLKVAGLVTKAAGRRSGYVLACKPEEITIYDIHSAYEPGVCVVDCVADNYQCDRKDICALFGFWGNLNRQFVEILKSTTLEDIMNEQVKIDEIAVSTFCE; encoded by the coding sequence TTGAAATTTAGTACAAGAACACGATATGGGTTAAGAGCTATTCTTGAAATAGCAATGAACAACTCTGAGAATGGTATCTATCAAAAAGATATTGCCATCAATCAAAATCTTTCTTACAAATACCTGGATCAGATCATCAACTCGCTAAAAGTTGCAGGCCTTGTAACAAAAGCCGCCGGAAGACGAAGTGGTTATGTGCTAGCCTGTAAACCAGAAGAAATTACCATTTATGACATACACAGTGCCTATGAGCCGGGAGTTTGCGTGGTTGACTGTGTAGCCGACAATTACCAATGCGACAGAAAAGATATCTGCGCATTGTTTGGCTTTTGGGGAAATTTGAACCGCCAGTTTGTTGAAATTTTGAAATCAACTACATTGGAAGACATTATGAATGAACAAGTAAAAATTGATGAAATTGCAGTTTCTACATTTTGTGAATAA
- a CDS encoding PQQ-dependent sugar dehydrogenase, with protein sequence MKTTIVFFTILILSFSLTVNAQDGALLYGQNCASCHGANLGGGNAASLVDGIWQFGAEDGYVFRNIKFGIAHLGMPSYEATLNDGEIRSIMSYIRESENKVGAKKPPIAKEIETLDYKVDVEIFAEGLEVPWAIDFIDENTALITERPGRLRVVENGKLLDEPVKNTPEVLNEGQGGLMDVAVDPDYDENGWIYLAYSHVLTSGYDGNRPPAMTRIVRGKIENNTWTNEEVLFEAAHDSYRTTRHHYGCRIVFDPWGHLYFAIGDRGAGYQAQDFTLPNGKVHRIYKDGSIPEDNPFLNDEGAVPSLFSLGNRNIQGMAIHPQTGELWVTEHGPMGGDELNLIGWGKNYGWETITYGKNYNGTIITDVKHKPGMEQPNLYWRPSIAVCGLDFYHGDLFSKWKNKLLVGALKYEEVRLLQIEGDKVVHQEVIVKNQGRVRDVSTGPEGAIYVVLNSPGTVIKLMPQD encoded by the coding sequence ATGAAAACAACAATCGTATTTTTTACAATTTTAATTCTCTCTTTTTCGCTTACCGTAAACGCTCAGGATGGCGCACTTCTGTATGGCCAAAATTGTGCTTCGTGCCATGGCGCCAATTTAGGCGGAGGAAACGCAGCAAGTCTGGTTGACGGAATTTGGCAATTTGGAGCCGAAGACGGCTATGTTTTCCGAAATATAAAATTTGGAATTGCGCATTTGGGAATGCCATCTTACGAAGCAACGCTTAACGACGGAGAAATTCGCTCGATTATGTCTTATATCCGCGAATCGGAGAATAAAGTGGGAGCGAAAAAACCACCCATTGCCAAAGAAATAGAAACGCTGGATTATAAAGTTGATGTGGAAATTTTTGCAGAAGGTCTGGAAGTTCCGTGGGCAATCGATTTTATTGATGAAAATACAGCTTTGATAACCGAACGTCCGGGAAGATTGCGAGTGGTTGAAAATGGGAAATTACTTGATGAGCCGGTAAAAAATACCCCTGAGGTTTTGAATGAAGGGCAGGGTGGTTTGATGGATGTTGCTGTTGATCCCGATTATGATGAAAATGGCTGGATTTACCTTGCTTACAGTCATGTATTAACAAGTGGCTACGATGGAAACCGTCCTCCGGCAATGACACGTATTGTACGCGGGAAAATTGAAAATAACACCTGGACAAACGAGGAGGTATTGTTTGAAGCCGCGCACGATAGCTACCGAACTACCCGCCACCATTATGGTTGTCGTATTGTTTTCGATCCGTGGGGGCATTTATATTTTGCCATTGGCGACCGCGGTGCCGGATACCAGGCGCAGGATTTTACGCTACCAAACGGGAAAGTGCATCGTATTTACAAAGACGGGAGTATTCCGGAAGATAATCCTTTTTTAAATGATGAAGGAGCGGTGCCGTCCTTGTTTTCGCTGGGTAACCGAAACATCCAGGGGATGGCCATTCATCCGCAAACAGGAGAATTGTGGGTAACCGAGCATGGCCCGATGGGTGGCGATGAGTTGAACCTAATTGGGTGGGGTAAAAACTATGGTTGGGAAACCATAACCTACGGGAAAAACTACAACGGAACGATTATAACCGACGTGAAACATAAACCTGGGATGGAACAGCCAAACTTATACTGGCGGCCATCAATAGCTGTTTGCGGCCTCGATTTTTATCATGGCGATCTTTTTAGTAAGTGGAAAAACAAACTGTTGGTTGGTGCTTTAAAATACGAGGAGGTTCGTTTACTTCAAATTGAAGGTGATAAAGTAGTTCATCAGGAGGTGATTGTAAAAAATCAGGGACGTGTACGCGATGTGTCGACCGGACCGGAGGGTGCAATTTATGTGGTGTTGAATAGTCCGGGAACTGTTATCAAGTTGATGCCGCAAGATTAA
- a CDS encoding SDR family oxidoreductase, whose translation MKNVALITGASTGIGRELAHIHAEKGGDLVIVARSNAKLEALKTELETKHNIKVFVIAKDLGLPESPKEVYDEIKKAGIEIEILINNAGFGGVGVFHELDYEQHMDMINLNVKTLTAITRLFLPDFVKRNSGKILNNSSTASLMPGPLQAVYFATKAYVRSFSNALSAELSETKITVTNLMPGATETEFGASSGMDKTAMFKKTASARKVAEAGYNAMIKGKIDVISGLTTAQKIMMAFIPFMPKKLLLKTVKNMQQTD comes from the coding sequence ATGAAGAATGTTGCACTAATAACCGGCGCTTCAACCGGAATTGGCCGGGAGTTGGCCCACATACATGCCGAAAAAGGGGGCGACCTGGTAATTGTTGCCCGAAGCAATGCCAAGCTGGAAGCACTAAAAACTGAACTGGAAACGAAACACAATATAAAGGTTTTTGTAATTGCGAAAGATTTAGGATTGCCGGAATCGCCAAAAGAAGTGTACGACGAAATTAAAAAGGCAGGCATCGAAATTGAGATTCTGATTAACAATGCCGGTTTTGGAGGTGTTGGCGTATTTCACGAGCTGGATTACGAACAACACATGGACATGATCAACCTGAACGTGAAAACCTTAACTGCGATAACCCGATTATTTCTGCCCGATTTTGTTAAACGCAATTCCGGGAAGATCCTAAATAACTCATCAACGGCCAGTTTAATGCCCGGCCCGCTGCAGGCCGTTTATTTTGCAACAAAAGCCTATGTGCGTTCGTTTAGTAATGCACTTTCGGCTGAACTTTCAGAAACAAAAATTACAGTTACCAACCTGATGCCTGGTGCCACCGAAACTGAATTTGGCGCCTCATCGGGAATGGACAAAACAGCGATGTTCAAAAAAACAGCATCGGCGCGTAAAGTGGCCGAAGCCGGCTATAATGCTATGATAAAAGGAAAGATCGATGTAATCTCTGGATTAACAACCGCCCAAAAAATTATGATGGCATTTATTCCATTTATGCCGAAAAAGCTATTATTAAAAACGGTTAAGAACATGCAGCAAACCGATTAA
- a CDS encoding metallophosphoesterase → MRQIIPWLFFIAFLAFLVGANMYLAKRFSFYFELRSARYLYITFGALTVFMIAGIATTTNTQAAFGNMIYIAASIVMGFLLYLLLSVAVVDLLSLFIKSVPRLLGMAALSLAVFITAAGIINAQYRRISEVEIPMKGLTSEIKVAHLSDIHIGHFWGPKTLQKIVDKTNAQHPDVVFITGDLFDGKIRLNSKSLEPLKQLDAPVYFVEGNHDGYSGAIEVKQNLREIGVTVLENEVTHFNQIQIIGLDHMRADNSQEEIPERRNRPSIRSVLDELNLFPGKPTVLLHHSPDGIELANQHGVDLYLAGHTHNGQLFPFNFVVGMIYKFNKGLGDYKGTRIYTSQGVGTFGPPMRVGTKSEIVLLKLKPD, encoded by the coding sequence ATGAGACAAATTATTCCCTGGCTATTTTTCATTGCTTTTCTGGCGTTTTTAGTGGGTGCCAATATGTATCTGGCCAAACGATTTTCGTTTTATTTTGAACTTCGATCGGCGCGCTATCTCTATATAACTTTTGGCGCCTTAACGGTTTTTATGATTGCCGGCATTGCCACAACTACCAATACACAGGCTGCTTTCGGCAATATGATTTACATTGCTGCATCTATTGTAATGGGATTTCTACTTTACCTTTTGCTTTCTGTAGCGGTTGTCGATTTACTTAGTCTTTTTATAAAATCAGTTCCCCGCTTGCTGGGAATGGCTGCACTTTCGCTTGCTGTTTTCATTACTGCTGCGGGAATAATTAACGCGCAGTACCGAAGAATTAGCGAAGTAGAAATTCCGATGAAAGGATTGACGAGCGAAATTAAGGTTGCTCATCTCTCCGATATTCATATCGGGCATTTCTGGGGGCCAAAAACGCTGCAAAAAATTGTAGATAAAACCAATGCCCAACACCCGGATGTGGTATTTATTACCGGTGACCTTTTTGATGGCAAAATCCGCTTGAATAGCAAAAGTCTGGAGCCACTAAAGCAGCTGGATGCACCGGTTTATTTTGTGGAAGGAAATCACGATGGCTATTCGGGTGCTATAGAAGTAAAACAAAACCTGCGCGAAATTGGCGTTACTGTTCTTGAAAACGAGGTGACGCATTTTAACCAGATACAAATTATCGGTCTCGATCACATGCGGGCCGACAATAGCCAGGAGGAAATTCCGGAAAGAAGAAACCGACCAAGTATCCGTTCCGTTCTGGATGAGTTGAACCTCTTCCCCGGAAAACCAACGGTTTTGTTGCATCACAGCCCCGATGGTATTGAACTTGCCAATCAACACGGAGTTGACCTGTACCTGGCCGGTCACACGCACAACGGGCAGTTATTTCCTTTCAATTTTGTAGTGGGAATGATTTACAAATTCAACAAAGGACTGGGCGATTATAAAGGAACACGCATCTACACCTCCCAGGGAGTGGGAACTTTTGGCCCGCCAATGCGCGTTGGCACAAAAAGCGAAATTGTACTCTTAAAACTAAAACCCGATTAA
- a CDS encoding NAD-dependent epimerase/dehydratase family protein, protein MKVIITGATGMVGKGVLLECLDHESVEKVLVIGRNPVDVTHPKLEELIHTNFADFSTVKEQLAGYDACFLCMGISSVGMKENDFKKVTYDYTLSLARELVPLNPEMTITYVSGEGTDSSENGRVMWARVKGKTENDLIKLGFKQAFMFRPGFIIPLRGIKSRTKAYQFVYDYFMWLVHLFKAVAPNAVVNTTQVGKAMINAVLYGYNSVIFKPKDIIQLAEK, encoded by the coding sequence ATGAAGGTAATAATTACAGGTGCCACTGGAATGGTGGGGAAAGGCGTTTTACTGGAATGTCTCGATCATGAGTCGGTTGAGAAGGTTTTGGTTATCGGAAGAAATCCGGTTGATGTTACACACCCAAAACTGGAAGAACTCATTCACACCAATTTTGCCGATTTCTCAACTGTCAAAGAGCAACTTGCCGGTTACGACGCTTGTTTTTTGTGCATGGGAATCAGTTCGGTTGGAATGAAAGAAAACGATTTCAAAAAGGTCACTTATGATTATACGCTTTCGCTTGCACGTGAATTAGTTCCGCTAAATCCGGAAATGACAATCACTTATGTGTCGGGAGAAGGGACAGATTCTTCAGAAAATGGCAGGGTGATGTGGGCGCGGGTAAAAGGAAAGACCGAAAACGATTTGATTAAACTGGGATTTAAGCAGGCCTTTATGTTTCGCCCGGGGTTTATCATTCCTTTGCGCGGAATAAAATCAAGAACCAAGGCCTACCAGTTTGTCTACGATTATTTTATGTGGCTGGTGCATTTATTCAAGGCCGTGGCACCAAATGCTGTGGTAAACACTACACAAGTTGGGAAAGCAATGATCAACGCGGTATTGTATGGCTACAACTCTGTAATCTTTAAACCAAAAGACATTATTCAATTGGCTGAAAAGTAA
- a CDS encoding DoxX family membrane protein — protein MNWKKLIITIFRTAIGWHFLYEGIAKLADGNWSAAGYLSSSTGPLSGLYQWMGGSESIMNVVDPLNMAALILIGLGLTLGLAIRVSAVSGVLLLLLYYFGHPPFGGSLLANTEGSLYIVNKNVIEALALIVLLVLKEKGWGLYALLIFPKKKEPGEESPAVKSRRDALKNLATIPALGVLGLGAFNETQKFGVDTLSGATIKVGGADIKELKGELPKGKIGPHEISRLVAGGNLIGGWAHSRDLHYVPSLFRAYNTEKKIFETLMLAEEAGINTINIGFPTNATMQKYKKLTGSKIKVITQVHPDADNNDYVVNINKAIDFGVDIIQVQGNWCDWLVRDNKLDKIDLMLSHIRQQGYTAGLASHTVDSLIACEEQGIIPDYYMKTMHHDKYWSAHPRENRFPFEVDGKKYTDHNRFHDNLFCLYPDKTVDFVNRATVPVMGFKVLAAGAIQPEDGFNWAFKNGADFICVGMFDFQVVNDVNITIDTLNNLQGRTRKWYG, from the coding sequence ATGAACTGGAAAAAACTCATCATTACAATTTTTAGAACTGCCATAGGCTGGCACTTTTTGTACGAAGGAATAGCAAAATTAGCAGATGGAAACTGGAGTGCAGCGGGATATTTATCGAGCTCAACTGGGCCATTATCTGGTTTGTATCAGTGGATGGGTGGTTCAGAAAGTATTATGAATGTGGTAGATCCGCTGAATATGGCGGCGTTAATTCTTATCGGGCTGGGACTCACATTGGGTTTGGCAATTCGGGTTTCTGCTGTTTCGGGCGTTCTTTTACTTTTGCTCTACTATTTTGGGCATCCGCCGTTTGGTGGTTCATTACTTGCCAATACCGAAGGAAGTCTGTACATCGTCAATAAAAATGTAATTGAGGCGTTGGCTTTGATCGTTTTGCTTGTTTTGAAAGAAAAAGGCTGGGGATTGTATGCACTTTTAATTTTTCCGAAGAAGAAAGAACCGGGTGAAGAATCACCTGCTGTAAAATCCCGTCGCGATGCTTTAAAAAATCTGGCAACGATTCCGGCATTGGGTGTATTGGGTTTGGGAGCTTTTAATGAAACACAAAAATTTGGAGTTGACACCCTTTCGGGAGCGACCATAAAAGTAGGAGGTGCCGATATCAAAGAGCTAAAAGGAGAGCTTCCGAAAGGAAAGATCGGGCCGCACGAAATCAGTCGTTTGGTGGCCGGTGGAAACCTGATTGGCGGTTGGGCGCACTCGCGAGATCTGCATTATGTGCCGTCACTTTTCAGAGCTTACAATACCGAGAAGAAAATTTTTGAAACGCTGATGTTGGCCGAAGAAGCCGGAATTAATACCATCAATATTGGTTTTCCGACAAATGCCACCATGCAGAAATATAAAAAGCTAACCGGAAGTAAGATTAAAGTGATCACGCAGGTACATCCCGATGCGGATAACAACGACTATGTGGTGAATATTAATAAAGCTATCGATTTTGGTGTGGATATTATTCAGGTACAGGGGAACTGGTGTGACTGGCTGGTGCGCGACAACAAACTGGATAAAATCGATTTAATGTTGAGTCATATTCGCCAACAAGGTTATACTGCCGGGCTGGCGTCGCATACCGTTGATTCGCTGATTGCCTGTGAAGAGCAGGGAATTATTCCGGATTATTACATGAAAACCATGCATCACGATAAATACTGGTCGGCGCACCCGCGCGAGAATCGTTTCCCGTTTGAAGTGGATGGTAAAAAATATACCGACCACAACCGCTTTCACGATAACCTGTTTTGTTTATATCCTGATAAAACGGTTGACTTTGTGAACCGTGCCACTGTTCCGGTAATGGGGTTTAAAGTGTTGGCTGCCGGTGCCATTCAGCCCGAAGATGGATTTAACTGGGCCTTTAAAAATGGTGCCGATTTTATTTGTGTGGGCATGTTTGATTTTCAGGTGGTGAACGATGTAAATATCACCATAGATACGCTGAATAACTTGCAGGGACGCACGCGGAAATGGTATGGCTAA
- a CDS encoding family 78 glycoside hydrolase catalytic domain, with translation MKKLFLFLNLLFCFTFISEAKIHPTQLTCEYLKNPSVVDVPQPRLAWINVADESERGQVQTAFQIRVATTKERLGTPDLWDSKKLKSEESNRVQYDGDKLVSRQDCWWQVRVWDKNDEVSEWSEPAFWHMGLLNQNDWQAKWIGAPWQGEEALPKPNSPAADLPEQLPPPAPLFRKEFNTEKQVKKAVTYVTGLGYFELYLNGKKVGDDVLVPNQTNYGKRPALTQQYIPLEDNFREYKVMYLAYDISDQLNSGKNAFGAILGNGFYNPAKHWALGYGSPRFLLQVHVTYTDGTEDVIVSDESWKAAKSPILMDMVYYGEHYDARLEQEGWCTAGFNDSAWQSAVLRKAPEGKLTAHTAHTDKVYETLEPIRIEKMYNGNYKVDFGEEISGWVRLKNVEGPEGHKIEIKYLSNTFSGDNSYIFKGVGKENYAARFNWFVFREVEIVNWPGVLEPENICAEAINTYIEESAEFETSNPLFNRVNKIWKRSQTDNMHGGIASDCPHRERSPYTGDGQVACVTVMHNFDAQNFYYKWIQDIVGAQNVETGYLPNGAPWQPGCGGGVAWGAAVNIMPWEFYVQYGAVDVLEEAYEPMTEYIRYMQNWFDDEGIMNSQRTGLDGKVLRWFNLGDWVAPGDLPPDSLVHTFYFWRCADITAKTAAVLGKNRKARKCTKLAESTKEAFHKRFFDAEKGTYGNSGANIFALKMGVPEAEYHRVIKALKENIRKNKGHLDTGIFGTQFFFEVLTENGMHDLAYEAMNKKEEPGYGRWLTLGATTSWEQWSTDGSHNHPMFGGGLVWLYRQLAGMQVDENNPGYRHIIFHPQPVDEMKFAKYYNKTPYGKAGIYWKQDEGKLNVEVIVPVGCTATVILPGPDFVTDGNDEVKIVAKSQNELVLEIGSGTYNFSN, from the coding sequence GTGAAAAAACTATTCCTGTTTCTGAATCTTCTTTTCTGTTTCACTTTTATATCTGAAGCAAAGATTCATCCAACACAACTTACCTGCGAATACCTTAAAAATCCTTCGGTAGTTGATGTGCCTCAGCCACGTTTAGCGTGGATAAATGTGGCCGATGAAAGCGAAAGAGGACAGGTTCAAACGGCCTTTCAGATTCGGGTGGCAACCACAAAAGAAAGGTTGGGAACGCCTGATCTATGGGATAGCAAAAAACTTAAAAGTGAGGAGTCGAACCGTGTTCAGTACGACGGTGACAAGCTGGTTTCGCGCCAGGATTGCTGGTGGCAGGTACGTGTGTGGGATAAGAACGATGAAGTTTCGGAATGGAGCGAGCCTGCATTTTGGCACATGGGTTTGCTAAACCAAAACGACTGGCAGGCAAAATGGATTGGCGCACCCTGGCAGGGCGAGGAAGCTTTACCAAAACCAAACTCGCCGGCGGCAGATTTGCCGGAACAATTACCTCCGCCTGCGCCACTATTTCGAAAAGAATTCAATACTGAAAAACAGGTGAAGAAAGCCGTGACTTACGTTACAGGGTTGGGCTACTTCGAGCTTTATCTGAATGGTAAAAAAGTTGGCGACGATGTGCTGGTTCCCAATCAAACCAATTATGGAAAGCGACCAGCTCTCACGCAACAATACATCCCACTTGAGGATAACTTCAGGGAATACAAAGTGATGTACCTGGCTTATGATATTTCCGATCAGCTGAATTCCGGGAAGAATGCTTTTGGGGCGATTCTTGGAAACGGGTTTTATAACCCCGCCAAACATTGGGCTTTAGGTTATGGTTCGCCTCGCTTTTTGTTGCAGGTTCATGTCACATACACCGACGGAACCGAGGATGTCATCGTAAGCGACGAGAGCTGGAAGGCCGCCAAAAGTCCCATTTTAATGGATATGGTTTATTACGGCGAACATTACGATGCGCGTTTGGAGCAGGAGGGTTGGTGCACAGCGGGTTTTAACGACTCAGCATGGCAAAGTGCAGTTTTAAGAAAAGCACCCGAAGGAAAGTTGACGGCACATACGGCACACACCGATAAAGTTTACGAAACGCTTGAGCCTATTCGAATTGAAAAAATGTATAACGGCAACTATAAAGTTGATTTTGGAGAAGAAATTTCGGGCTGGGTGAGGCTGAAAAATGTGGAAGGCCCTGAAGGACATAAAATAGAGATTAAGTATTTATCGAATACGTTCTCGGGCGATAATTCGTACATTTTTAAAGGCGTTGGCAAAGAAAATTATGCAGCCCGTTTTAACTGGTTTGTTTTTCGTGAAGTGGAAATTGTAAACTGGCCGGGTGTGCTGGAACCCGAAAATATTTGTGCCGAAGCGATAAATACTTACATCGAAGAATCGGCTGAATTTGAAACCTCAAATCCGCTTTTTAACCGGGTGAATAAGATTTGGAAACGCAGCCAGACCGATAACATGCACGGTGGTATTGCCAGCGATTGCCCGCACCGAGAACGTTCGCCATACACCGGCGATGGGCAGGTGGCTTGTGTTACCGTGATGCACAACTTCGATGCACAAAACTTTTACTACAAATGGATTCAGGATATTGTTGGTGCGCAAAACGTTGAAACCGGTTATCTACCAAACGGTGCGCCGTGGCAGCCGGGTTGTGGTGGCGGAGTTGCCTGGGGAGCAGCAGTAAATATTATGCCCTGGGAGTTTTATGTGCAGTATGGTGCTGTGGATGTGTTGGAGGAAGCTTATGAGCCGATGACGGAATACATCCGCTACATGCAAAACTGGTTTGACGATGAAGGAATCATGAACTCGCAGCGAACAGGTTTGGATGGGAAAGTGCTGCGTTGGTTTAATCTTGGCGACTGGGTGGCTCCCGGCGATCTTCCGCCTGATAGCCTGGTACATACCTTCTATTTTTGGCGCTGCGCCGATATTACCGCAAAAACTGCCGCTGTTCTGGGGAAAAACAGAAAAGCGAGAAAATGTACAAAGCTGGCCGAAAGCACAAAAGAAGCCTTTCATAAACGGTTTTTCGATGCAGAAAAAGGAACTTACGGAAACTCGGGAGCCAATATTTTTGCTTTGAAGATGGGTGTTCCCGAAGCTGAATATCATCGCGTGATAAAAGCGCTGAAGGAAAATATTAGAAAGAATAAAGGACATTTGGATACCGGAATTTTTGGCACCCAGTTTTTCTTTGAAGTGCTAACCGAAAACGGTATGCACGACCTGGCTTACGAGGCGATGAACAAAAAAGAGGAGCCCGGTTATGGCCGTTGGTTAACGCTGGGAGCTACAACAAGCTGGGAGCAATGGAGTACAGATGGTTCGCACAATCACCCGATGTTTGGAGGGGGTTTGGTGTGGTTGTATCGTCAGTTGGCAGGTATGCAGGTTGATGAAAATAACCCAGGTTATCGTCACATAATTTTCCATCCACAACCGGTTGATGAAATGAAATTTGCCAAATATTATAACAAAACACCTTACGGCAAAGCAGGAATATATTGGAAACAAGATGAGGGGAAGCTGAATGTTGAAGTTATAGTACCGGTAGGATGCACGGCAACAGTAATTTTGCCGGGACCAGATTTTGTTACCGACGGGAATGACGAGGTAAAAATTGTCGCGAAATCCCAAAACGAGCTGGTACTGGAAATTGGATCGGGGACCTATAATTTTAGTAACTAA